In Kineococcus sp. NBC_00420, a single genomic region encodes these proteins:
- a CDS encoding restriction endonuclease gives MARKRTSRKQPTNIGDDAVKIVLAAVLIFGGVLRSWLEIWWPLLALAGAVTVVLFIWRVLVLRRRTRDRAARQARLDQQVATTDGLSGGDFEHLVARLLRRDGWRQVTVSGGSGDLGADITARHPKDGSLLVVQCKRYTDRAIGSPDLQRFLGPHLDDFDASRRRR, from the coding sequence GTGGCCCGCAAGCGAACGAGTAGGAAGCAACCGACCAACATCGGCGATGACGCTGTCAAGATCGTCCTCGCCGCCGTCCTGATCTTCGGCGGCGTCCTCCGCTCATGGCTGGAGATCTGGTGGCCTCTACTCGCTCTAGCCGGTGCCGTCACCGTCGTGCTGTTCATTTGGCGGGTGTTGGTGCTACGCCGGCGAACCCGTGACCGCGCCGCTCGACAAGCCCGCCTCGATCAGCAGGTCGCCACTACCGATGGGTTGAGTGGCGGCGACTTCGAGCATCTCGTAGCCCGCCTACTGCGCCGCGACGGCTGGCGTCAGGTCACCGTTTCCGGGGGCTCCGGTGACCTCGGAGCCGATATCACCGCTCGCCACCCCAAGGACGGATCGCTGCTGGTGGTGCAGTGCAAGCGCTACACCGACCGCGCGATCGGCTCCCCCGACCTGCAGCGCTTCCTCGGCCCGCACCTGGACGACTTTGACGCGTCCCGCCGGAGGCGCTGA
- a CDS encoding DUF6531 domain-containing protein: protein MDSFSVDVGYINNPGSTTVTAYSASGAVLESSAIQQTGIVTVTVNQPGTASFTVGATSSEDAGFAVDNVSFLGYPGSPIGGNTTPNSANAPTVAEQGSAPNPSEHTTTCGAADPVNCATGYFFETDVDAAVPGRGVPLAFARTYDSASNYTPGRLGWGWQDSYNMSLDIYDVPVEGGDLGGQAAADAGGQAAANAGGGAGDAGAQVQGAKNGAAQLLDGVAVGGGETQTQRTVWVNQENGSTVTFTRQADGTYTAPSRVRASLVENPDGSFTFTRRPSQQSWTFDRNGRLTQQGTVDGYKTVLGYDDAGRLSKVSDPTGRSLVFGYTDSVNNVGATVAGTVITSVTDPAGRVTKYGYDEDGNLAKVTDAAGGVWGYGYNSSHLITSMTDPNGGVTTNVYDTRNRVVEQVSPAKQKTTWEYNGDPATDAGATNKVWGPHGDVTTHVYKNMQLVRLTRATDTDLQVSTSFSYDPTTLGMTSQVDALGRVTTHTYDARGNLTSTTDPGENTVAFTYDANDRQTSTTSPLGAVTKSSYDAAGRLLSATDAAGAVSTYEHGDTAHPEDITKVTDATGHSVRNTYAATGEVIATTSDIPGSTATRTWGFDIVG from the coding sequence GTGGATTCCTTCAGCGTCGACGTCGGCTACATCAACAACCCCGGCAGTACCACGGTGACGGCCTACTCAGCCAGCGGCGCTGTGCTGGAGTCCTCAGCGATCCAGCAGACCGGCATCGTCACCGTCACCGTGAACCAGCCCGGGACCGCATCCTTCACCGTCGGTGCCACCTCGAGCGAAGACGCCGGCTTCGCCGTGGACAACGTCTCCTTCCTCGGCTACCCCGGTTCCCCGATCGGTGGCAACACCACCCCTAACAGCGCCAACGCCCCCACCGTCGCCGAGCAGGGCTCAGCCCCCAACCCCTCCGAACACACCACGACGTGTGGTGCGGCTGACCCGGTGAACTGCGCCACCGGGTACTTCTTCGAAACTGACGTCGATGCTGCTGTCCCGGGCCGCGGGGTTCCGCTGGCCTTCGCGCGCACCTACGACAGCGCCTCGAACTACACCCCCGGTCGCCTCGGTTGGGGATGGCAGGACTCCTACAATATGTCCCTGGACATCTACGACGTCCCTGTCGAAGGCGGTGACCTGGGCGGTCAGGCCGCTGCCGACGCTGGCGGTCAGGCCGCTGCCAACGCTGGTGGTGGAGCCGGTGATGCGGGGGCTCAGGTGCAGGGCGCCAAGAATGGTGCGGCGCAGCTGCTGGACGGCGTTGCCGTCGGCGGTGGGGAAACGCAGACCCAGCGCACGGTGTGGGTCAACCAGGAGAACGGGTCGACCGTCACCTTCACCCGCCAGGCCGACGGGACCTACACCGCACCGAGTAGGGTCCGGGCAAGCCTAGTGGAGAACCCGGACGGCTCGTTCACCTTCACCCGCCGCCCTTCGCAGCAGTCGTGGACCTTTGACCGCAACGGCCGCCTCACCCAGCAGGGTACCGTCGACGGCTATAAGACCGTCCTCGGCTACGACGACGCGGGCCGGTTGAGCAAGGTCAGCGACCCCACCGGTCGCTCCCTCGTCTTCGGCTACACCGACTCCGTCAACAACGTCGGGGCCACCGTTGCCGGCACCGTCATCACCTCGGTCACCGACCCGGCAGGACGGGTGACGAAGTACGGCTACGACGAGGACGGCAACCTCGCCAAGGTCACCGACGCCGCCGGGGGAGTGTGGGGCTACGGCTACAACTCCAGCCACCTGATCACCTCGATGACCGACCCCAACGGCGGGGTTACCACCAATGTCTACGACACCCGCAACCGTGTTGTTGAGCAGGTCAGCCCGGCCAAGCAGAAGACGACGTGGGAGTACAACGGCGACCCCGCCACCGATGCCGGAGCCACCAACAAGGTGTGGGGCCCGCACGGTGACGTCACCACCCACGTCTACAAGAACATGCAGCTGGTGCGCCTGACCCGTGCCACCGACACCGACCTTCAGGTCAGCACCTCCTTCAGCTACGACCCCACCACGCTGGGTATGACCAGCCAGGTCGACGCGCTGGGCCGGGTCACCACCCACACCTACGACGCGCGCGGCAACCTCACCTCCACCACCGACCCGGGCGAGAACACCGTCGCCTTCACCTACGACGCCAACGACCGCCAGACCAGCACCACCAGCCCGCTGGGCGCGGTGACCAAGAGCAGCTACGACGCCGCCGGACGCCTGCTCAGTGCCACCGACGCTGCTGGTGCGGTGTCCACCTACGAACACGGCGACACCGCCCATCCCGAGGACATCACCAAGGTTACCGACGCGACCGGGCACTCGGTGCGCAACACCTACGCCGCTACCGGCGAGGTCATCGCCACCACCAGCGACATTCCCGGCAGCACTGCGACCCGCACCTGGGGTTTCGACATCGTCGGGTAG
- a CDS encoding IPT/TIG domain-containing protein — MQTAAGHRCATSNNDATTGSNTDPATTRTRYDALGRITDITDALGHTTSTTYDAVGNPLTTTAANGTKTIRTFDADNRLLTLTRGASAGAGSATGGTASTTSYGYDLASGGVVGSAGTVATAANTCPATVSWCNTTTDARGKTTLTGVDLLGRVVTTITPDGKSSTSRYDASGNIVESTDEAGRATKNSYDADTGLLTGVTYSDPGTPAVSYTYDADARRTSMTDGTGTSTYTYTYDVTGRPVSITDGAGNVIKYGYDAIGRTTSLTYPNGQAITRDYDNGGRVAAITDWAKRRTTFTYDADGDLTATTYPNGVQVANAYDTLARLSSSTLTNSSGTTLAGIAQTRDASGLTTRESGTGATAGTLDYSYDTQNRLTGVNTTAAASPNGSASFGYDAVNNPTNLAGASQTFNDNGQLTTTTARTLAAAGTTSATGASTTFGYDALGQRTAAWSTDANGAAAGTSYGYDQAGRLTSVTAAPTVTKLDVTAGPLAGGNTITVSGTHLSGTTAVRFGGLDATSFTVKSATTLSVTVPAGVQVGAVDVSVSTATGGTSLSSTLSSYAYLEAPSITKVDANLGPLAGGSVTTLTGTHFADVNAVSVGGKPATSFKVNSDTSLTVTVPATTSTTTLTVDIAVTSPTRGTNTAGSPGQFTYLAAPVITSLDPASGPGVGGTLVTVTGTDFTGLQSVKVGGKGVNARYSPTTITFTVPAGRGSVDVVITTIGGTSTTSTATKFTYTGVPTVTAIAPASGPGVGGTTVTLTGTNFTGTTGVKFGTQDATSFSVISDTSIQANAPPGSGTVDVVVTTATGGASATSSGDQFTYTGVPTVTKLSSQAGPLAGGTSITLTGTNLTGATAVKFGTVAATNVKVVSDTSITATIPASGTSTTSTVNVTVTTPTGGTSPNAVANAYVYAAAPTITSISPTTATAGDTVTITGTDFVGLSAIKFGTLGASGSYSNTSITTTVPSGGAGTVDLAITAAGGTSTATTASKFTFKTTAPSITTISPTAGPVAGGTSVTLTGINFTGATAVKFGTVAAKSFTVNSATSITAVSAAGSAATVDITVTTPAGTSTTSAASKFTYAAAPTVTKLTPATGTTSGGTTVTVTGTNLTGASAVKFGSIAATQVTVTSATTLTAVAPAAAAGAVDVTVTTPGGTSATSTADKFTYTAPAPAITAITPPAGPVAGGSSVVITGTNLTGASAVKFGTVAAKSFTVNSATQITAVAPAGTAGTVDLTVTTATGTSATSTADKFTFTAAPTVTKLSPTSGTTAGGTSVTLTGTNLSGATAVKFGTIAAKSFTVNSATSITAVTAAGTAGAVNVTVTTAGGTSATATANQFTYSKTATLSAPQAAQRDLKATPATGAATSALGPDTLASYAYNGAGLRVAKTTSAGTSSFVYDPSTTVPQLLTDGTASYLYGPDGAALAQISSTGEINYFFHDQRSSTRALINSAGAISATYAYNAYGSLIASTGTVSTPLRFTGGYTDSETGFVYLINRYYDPATAQFISIDPAVVATLQAYAYANADPINGVDPLGLFGWDTVSSLAAGFGDTVTFGGTKQIRRLINYELNGDTNDFDTVNPCSLAYKVGGGLGFAAGLITGETELQLLNAAREANSVARVGRWMSEVEHEAMLRTGMVQEGAGGTTFVASPADVMSYLKQAAAGTRYVEFDVPVQSLRAAGKEGWAQIAGPNSLAGRLASKRGEPLPSFPLAKNIEWVASKIR, encoded by the coding sequence GTGCAGACCGCCGCCGGGCACCGCTGCGCCACGAGTAACAACGACGCCACCACCGGCTCCAACACCGATCCGGCCACGACCCGCACCCGCTACGACGCCTTGGGCCGTATCACCGACATCACCGACGCGCTCGGGCACACCACCAGCACCACCTACGACGCGGTCGGCAACCCCCTCACCACGACCGCCGCCAACGGCACCAAGACCATCCGCACCTTCGACGCCGACAACCGGCTGCTGACCCTGACCCGCGGCGCCAGCGCCGGCGCAGGAAGCGCTACCGGCGGCACGGCGAGTACCACGAGCTACGGCTACGACCTGGCCTCCGGAGGTGTCGTCGGCTCGGCCGGCACCGTCGCCACCGCGGCTAACACCTGCCCGGCCACCGTGTCCTGGTGCAACACCACCACCGATGCCCGCGGCAAAACCACTCTCACCGGTGTGGACCTGCTCGGGCGGGTGGTCACCACGATCACCCCGGACGGCAAGAGCAGCACCAGTCGCTACGACGCGAGCGGCAACATCGTGGAAAGCACGGATGAGGCCGGACGGGCCACGAAGAACTCCTACGACGCCGACACCGGTCTGCTGACCGGGGTCACCTACAGCGACCCGGGCACCCCGGCGGTGTCCTACACCTACGACGCCGACGCCCGTCGCACCTCCATGACCGACGGCACCGGCACCAGCACCTACACCTACACCTACGACGTCACCGGGCGCCCGGTGAGCATCACCGACGGCGCCGGCAACGTCATCAAGTACGGCTACGACGCGATCGGGCGCACCACGTCGTTGACCTACCCCAACGGTCAGGCCATCACCCGTGACTACGACAACGGCGGACGCGTGGCCGCGATCACCGACTGGGCCAAGCGGCGCACCACCTTCACCTACGACGCCGACGGGGACCTGACCGCCACCACCTACCCCAACGGGGTTCAGGTCGCCAACGCCTACGACACCTTGGCCCGTCTCAGCTCCTCCACTCTGACCAACTCCTCCGGCACCACGCTGGCCGGAATCGCCCAGACCCGCGACGCCTCCGGTCTGACCACCCGCGAATCCGGAACCGGTGCCACCGCCGGAACCCTGGACTACAGCTACGACACCCAGAACCGCCTCACCGGTGTGAACACCACCGCAGCCGCCTCGCCCAACGGCAGCGCCTCGTTCGGCTACGACGCGGTCAACAACCCGACCAACCTGGCCGGGGCGAGTCAGACCTTCAACGACAACGGTCAGCTGACTACCACCACCGCCCGCACCCTGGCCGCGGCCGGAACCACCAGCGCGACCGGAGCGAGCACGACCTTCGGCTACGACGCGCTTGGACAGCGCACCGCGGCGTGGAGCACCGACGCCAACGGCGCTGCCGCGGGCACCAGCTACGGCTACGACCAGGCCGGTCGCCTGACCAGCGTTACCGCTGCGCCTACCGTCACCAAACTCGATGTCACCGCCGGCCCGCTGGCCGGGGGCAACACCATCACCGTGAGCGGCACTCACCTCTCGGGTACCACCGCGGTGCGCTTCGGCGGCCTGGATGCGACGTCCTTCACGGTGAAGTCGGCGACCACGCTGAGTGTCACCGTGCCCGCCGGGGTCCAGGTCGGCGCGGTCGACGTCAGCGTCTCCACCGCCACCGGCGGGACCAGCCTCAGCAGTACGCTCAGCAGCTACGCCTACCTTGAGGCGCCGAGCATCACCAAGGTCGACGCCAACCTCGGCCCGCTGGCCGGGGGAAGCGTCACCACCCTCACCGGCACCCACTTCGCCGACGTGAACGCGGTCAGTGTCGGCGGCAAACCCGCGACGTCCTTCAAGGTCAACTCCGACACCTCCCTCACCGTCACCGTCCCCGCCACGACCAGCACCACTACCCTGACCGTGGACATCGCCGTGACCAGCCCCACCCGCGGTACCAACACCGCGGGCAGCCCTGGACAGTTCACCTACCTCGCCGCGCCCGTCATCACCTCCCTCGACCCCGCATCCGGCCCAGGGGTCGGCGGCACGCTGGTCACGGTCACCGGCACCGACTTCACCGGCCTGCAGTCGGTGAAGGTCGGCGGCAAGGGCGTCAACGCCCGCTACAGCCCCACCACCATCACCTTCACCGTCCCCGCCGGACGCGGCAGCGTCGACGTCGTCATCACCACCATCGGCGGCACCAGCACCACCAGCACCGCGACGAAGTTCACCTACACCGGTGTCCCCACCGTCACCGCCATCGCCCCGGCATCGGGGCCGGGGGTCGGTGGCACCACCGTCACCCTCACCGGCACCAACTTCACCGGCACCACCGGCGTGAAGTTCGGCACCCAGGACGCGACGTCCTTCAGCGTCATCTCCGACACCAGCATCCAAGCCAACGCGCCCCCCGGATCGGGCACCGTCGACGTCGTCGTCACCACCGCCACCGGCGGCGCCAGCGCCACCAGCAGCGGCGACCAGTTCACCTACACCGGCGTCCCCACCGTCACCAAGCTCAGCTCCCAGGCCGGCCCGCTGGCCGGTGGCACGAGCATCACCCTCACCGGCACCAACCTCACCGGCGCCACCGCGGTGAAGTTCGGAACCGTCGCCGCCACCAACGTCAAGGTCGTCTCCGACACCTCCATCACCGCGACCATCCCGGCCAGCGGCACCAGCACCACCAGCACGGTCAACGTCACCGTCACCACCCCCACCGGTGGCACCAGCCCAAACGCCGTAGCCAACGCCTACGTCTACGCCGCAGCCCCCACCATCACCAGCATCTCCCCGACCACCGCGACCGCCGGGGACACCGTCACCATCACCGGCACCGACTTCGTCGGCCTGTCCGCCATCAAGTTCGGCACTCTCGGCGCCAGCGGCTCCTACAGCAACACCTCCATCACCACCACCGTCCCCTCCGGCGGTGCCGGCACCGTGGACCTGGCCATCACCGCCGCCGGCGGCACCAGCACAGCCACCACCGCCAGCAAGTTCACCTTCAAGACCACCGCACCGAGCATCACCACCATCTCCCCGACCGCAGGCCCGGTCGCCGGTGGGACCAGCGTCACCCTCACGGGAATCAACTTCACCGGCGCTACCGCGGTGAAGTTCGGGACCGTCGCGGCGAAGTCGTTCACGGTGAACTCCGCGACCTCCATCACCGCGGTCAGCGCCGCGGGAAGCGCGGCAACGGTCGACATCACCGTCACCACCCCCGCCGGGACCAGCACGACGTCGGCGGCGAGCAAGTTCACCTACGCCGCGGCCCCCACCGTCACCAAGCTGACCCCGGCCACCGGCACCACCAGCGGCGGCACCACAGTGACCGTCACCGGCACCAACCTCACCGGTGCGAGCGCGGTAAAGTTCGGGTCGATCGCGGCGACCCAGGTCACGGTCACCTCCGCAACCACCCTCACCGCCGTTGCGCCCGCCGCAGCTGCCGGCGCAGTGGACGTCACCGTCACCACTCCCGGCGGCACCAGTGCCACCTCCACCGCGGACAAGTTCACCTACACCGCCCCGGCTCCGGCCATCACCGCGATCACCCCGCCCGCCGGGCCGGTCGCCGGCGGGTCCAGTGTCGTCATCACCGGCACCAACCTCACCGGCGCGAGCGCGGTCAAGTTCGGCACCGTCGCGGCGAAATCGTTCACGGTGAACTCCGCGACGCAGATCACCGCCGTCGCCCCGGCCGGCACCGCCGGAACCGTCGACCTCACCGTCACCACCGCCACTGGCACCAGCGCCACCAGCACCGCCGACAAGTTCACCTTCACCGCAGCCCCCACGGTGACCAAGCTGTCCCCGACCAGCGGAACCACTGCCGGCGGCACGAGCGTCACCCTCACCGGGACCAACCTGAGCGGCGCCACGGCGGTGAAGTTCGGAACCATCGCGGCGAAGTCGTTCACGGTGAACTCCGCGACCTCCATCACCGCGGTCACCGCCGCCGGCACCGCCGGTGCGGTCAACGTGACCGTCACAACCGCTGGTGGCACCAGTGCCACCGCGACGGCCAATCAGTTTACCTACTCCAAGACCGCCACTCTGTCCGCGCCACAAGCGGCTCAGCGTGACCTCAAGGCCACCCCCGCGACGGGAGCTGCGACCTCCGCGCTGGGCCCCGACACCCTCGCCTCCTACGCCTACAACGGCGCTGGGCTGCGAGTGGCCAAGACCACCTCCGCCGGTACCTCGAGCTTCGTCTACGACCCCAGCACGACGGTCCCGCAGCTGCTCACCGACGGCACCGCGTCCTACCTCTACGGCCCCGACGGGGCGGCACTGGCACAGATCAGCAGCACGGGGGAGATCAACTACTTCTTCCACGACCAGCGAAGTAGCACCCGAGCCCTCATCAACTCCGCGGGCGCGATCAGCGCAACGTACGCCTACAACGCCTACGGTTCCCTGATTGCGAGCACCGGTACCGTCAGCACTCCGCTGCGTTTCACCGGCGGTTACACCGACAGTGAGACCGGGTTCGTCTACCTCATCAACCGGTACTACGACCCTGCCACCGCCCAGTTCATTTCCATCGACCCAGCAGTAGTCGCGACACTGCAAGCCTATGCTTACGCGAATGCCGACCCTATCAACGGCGTTGACCCCCTCGGCCTTTTCGGATGGGATACTGTCTCTTCCTTGGCTGCTGGATTTGGCGACACCGTCACCTTTGGTGGCACGAAGCAGATCCGCCGGCTCATCAACTACGAACTCAATGGCGACACTAACGACTTCGACACCGTCAATCCCTGCTCCCTTGCTTACAAGGTTGGCGGCGGGTTGGGATTCGCTGCTGGCCTCATTACCGGCGAGACCGAGCTGCAGCTCCTTAATGCAGCCAGAGAGGCTAACTCGGTAGCCCGGGTGGGAAGGTGGATGAGCGAAGTCGAACACGAAGCGATGCTCCGCACCGGAATGGTCCAAGAGGGCGCGGGTGGAACAACTTTCGTTGCCTCCCCGGCGGATGTCATGTCCTACCTGAAGCAAGCCGCAGCCGGTACTCGCTATGTAGAGTTCGATGTGCCTGTCCAGAGCCTCCGTGCAGCAGGGAAAGAGGGGTGGGCGCAGATTGCAGGCCCCAACTCCCTCGCAGGTAGACTTGCCAGCAAGAGGGGGGAGCCGTTGCCTAGCTTCCCGCTGGCAAAAAACATCGAATGGGTGGCCTCGAAGATCCGATGA
- a CDS encoding immunity protein TriTu family protein codes for MSSQQKLVSWLEKEGPRLDALGISATVGTQGGGDDSAWIDLDSGKEASRVILWDSNLLYVQVMDLVSGDESATWRADVAEVGELASQLNRLVTHLVNK; via the coding sequence ATGAGTAGTCAACAGAAACTTGTCTCCTGGCTTGAAAAAGAGGGTCCGAGACTTGACGCCTTGGGCATTTCCGCGACTGTTGGCACTCAAGGAGGCGGTGATGATTCAGCATGGATCGACCTGGACTCAGGCAAAGAAGCATCTCGAGTAATTCTTTGGGATTCTAATCTTCTTTATGTGCAGGTCATGGATCTTGTCAGTGGCGATGAATCGGCGACTTGGCGAGCTGATGTAGCTGAGGTGGGGGAACTAGCGAGCCAGCTCAACCGGCTCGTTACTCATCTTGTCAACAAATAG